The proteins below come from a single Denticeps clupeoides chromosome 15, fDenClu1.1, whole genome shotgun sequence genomic window:
- the cbll1 gene encoding E3 ubiquitin-protein ligase Hakai isoform X2 → MDQNDHDMQGTEGSGVLGGLDVRRRIPIKLLSKQAIRGKPASRVQRPAGRQGLNSQPGDEGAYKKEERFDCGAKAGDVFASQRRYPQQMYWDYKLNLLGEKDETPIHFCDKCGLPIKTYGRMIPCKHVFCYDCALLHEKKGDKMCPGIVQGCKRTYLSQRDLQAHINHRHMRAGKPSGGRPDSMHHPSASDVSDRFRLPPPLLPKHHVLLPPPLSHGGHDPYSQPPPSSHDDHRTSQVGDLGPPRSLAQETFRIATVTTRKHSNLITVPIQDDSSVPGGPRDHLSQPGPGPSQPPLHHPGDYPSQPIVSHPHHMMAPPPQSHYGPPPPPPPLSLAMQHPPQGSGAHIGVYNQAPPPLSSAPPPITPPPGHIMGQMPPYMNHPPPGPPPQHAGPPVSGPPPHHYNPQFSEDKGTLSPPFAQPGGLSPGMWPAPRGPPPRMQGPPSQGQLAGPHHPDQSRYRPYYQ, encoded by the exons ATGGACCAAAATG ACCATGATATGCAGGGCACGGAAGGCTCTGGCGTTTTGGGAGGCTTGGATGTCCGCAGAAGGATTCCAATCAAGTTGCTGTCCAAGCAGGCAATCCGGGGCAAACCGGCCAGCCGCGTACAGAGACCCGCCGGCAGACAGGGCTTGAATTCCCAGCCCGGCGATGAAG gaGCGTACAAGAAGGAAGAGCGGTTTGACTGTGGTGCGAAGGCTGGCGATGTGTTTGCCAGCCAGCGGCGTTACCCACAGCAGATGTACTGGGATTACAAA CTGAATTTGCTTGGAGAAAAGGATGAGACTCCAATACATTTCTGCGATAAGTGTGGTTTACCCATAAAGACGTATGGTCGCATG ATCCCATGTAAGCATGTTTTCTGCTATGATTGTGCGCTGCTTCACGAGAAGAAAGGAGATAAGATGTGTCCAGG CATCGTTCAGGGCTGCAAACGGACCTACCTGTCCCAGCGAGATCTGCAGGCCCACATCAATCACCGCCACATGAGGGCAGGCAAGCCGTCTGGAGGCCGCCCAGACTCCATGCATCACCCATCTGCATCCGACGTGTCCGATCGTTTCCGCCTGCCTCCTCCACTCCTGCCCAAACACCATGTTCTGCTGCCACCTCCGCTGTCTCATGGAGGTCATGACCCCTACAGCCAGCCGCCTCCATCGTCCCATGATGACCATCGAACGTCTCAGGTCGGGGATCTGGGGCCGCCCAGATCTCTGGCGCAGGAAACCTTCCGCATTGCCACAGTAACCACGCGTAAGCATAGCAACCTCATTACTGTGCCAATCCAGGATGACTCATCAGTCCCTGGTGGACCCCGGGACCACCTCTCCCAACCTGGACCCGGCCCATCCCAACCCCCGTTGCATCACCCTGGTGACTATCCAAGCCAGCCTATAGTTTCTCATCCTCACCACATGATGGCGCCACCGCCACAGTCACATTATggcccaccaccaccccctccacccctaAGCCTTGCCATGCAGCATCCACCGCAGGGCTCAGGGGCACACATTGGAGTGTACAACCAAGCTCCACCTCCCTTGTCTTCAGCGCCCCCTCCCATCACCCCTCCACCAGGACACATTATGGGCCAGATGCCCCCTTACATGAACCACCCCCCTCCAGGACCCCCTCCTCAGCATGCAGGTCCCCCTGTAAGTGGGCCTCCACCACACCACTACAACCCCCAGTTCTCAGAGGACAAGGGCACACTTAGCCCTCCATTCGCCCAGCCAGGTGGGCTCAGTCCTGGGATGTGGCCAGCGCCTCGAGGTCCTCCTCCACGGATGCAGGGTCCACCATCGCAGGGACAGTTAGCTGGTCCACACCACCCTGACCAGTCCCGATATAGGCCCTATTACCAGTAA
- the LOC114765195 gene encoding chloride anion exchanger-like, whose product MMQPSGKQYVVTRPLYSEDSFVEQYEKVVRKRKTLLDHIRLYFTCDSKRAKNAALSLLPIIGWLKIYRVKEWLLSDIVSGISTGLVAVLQGLAYSLLASIPPWYGLFTAFFPVIIYFFLGTSRHISVGAFPVLSLMVGATVTKLVPDDGPPVNITGFEGLSMDQQRVIVAASVTFLMGVFQLALGLVQVGFIVMYLSDTLVSGFTTAAAVHILVSQLKFILQLKVPGLSGPLSIIYTLEYIFTQITDTNICDLVTALVVMVVVFVVKELNDRFKSKLPVPIPVEVIMTIIACGVSYAFNFKDKYGVDIVGKIPTGYESPMAPNLDIIQRTAVEAFPIAIVGFAVAFSVAKVYAVKHDYLIDGNQELIAFGVSNMFGATFKSFAASTALSRSAVQESTGGKTQIAGLLSAVIVMIVTLAIGYLLEPLQKSVLGAVVIVNLKGMLMQVREVPYLWRKDRPDCVVWVVTCLASILLGLDLGLAVGLGVELLSVVFRTQFPRCSTLANFKGTDIYRDRKDYHSVNEPYAVKIFRIPSPIFFANIEFFRSKLVESVGFNPLRVLRKRNKALRKIRKMLKKGELRITEKGLQNTGHFPIEESGDESNMEDLDQPTDFSGLPVQVNWNSELPGNICVPRVDIHSLILDFSAVSFLDISAMKGLKTALKEFIRVDVDVYIVACDPYIIKKLHGCNFFDEEIETSLFFLTVHDAMLHILEKHPYSPTIDSVCEKIIYSSVTDSQRKGLESLRSRERTEKSPETRF is encoded by the exons ATGATGCAGCCATCGGGGAAGCAGTATGTGGTTACCAGGCCCCTGTACTCAGAGGACAGCTTTGTGGAGCAGTACGAGAAGGTGGTCAGAAAGCGGAAAACTCTGCTAGACCACATTAGACTTTATTTCAC ATGTGACTCCAAAAGAGCCAAGAATGCAGCTTTGTCCCTTCTTCCCATTATTGGCTGGTTGAAAATCTACAGGGTAAAGGAATGGCTGCTGAGTGACATTGTCTCTGGAATCAGTACTGGACTGGTAGCCGTGCTCCAGG GTCTGGCATACAGCCTTCTCGCCTCGATTCCACCCTGGTATGGGTTGTTTACCGCCTTCTTTCCTGTGATCATATATTTCTTCTTGGGAACTTCCAGACACATCTCTGTTG GAGCATTCCCAGTGCTCAGTCTGATGGTGGGAGCTACAGTGACCAAGCTTGTTCCAGATGATGGACCCCCAGTCAACATTACTGGCTTTGAGGGTTTGAGCATGGACCAACAAAGAGTGATAGTAGCAGCTTCAGTCACCTTCCTCATGGGAGTATTCCAG CTGGCCTTGGGACTTGTCCAAGTGGGCTTCATTGTCATGTATCTGTCAGACACCCTGGTGTCTGGCTTCACCACAGCAGCTGCTGTCCACATCCTCGTGTCCCAACTGAAGTTTATTCTGCAGTTGAAAGTGCCAGGCCTGAGTGGACCACTCTCTATCATATAT ACTCTAGAGTATATATTCACCCAGATCACAGATACAAACATCTGTGACTTGGTTACAGCCCTCGTAGTGATGGTCGTGGTGTTCGTGGTAAAGGAGCTCAATGACAGATTCAAGTCTAAGCTGCCAGTACCTATACCTGTAGAAGTCATAATG ACTATCATAGCTTGTGGGGTCTCCTATGCTTTCAACTTTAAAGATAAATATGGTGTCGATATAGTGGGGAAGATACCTACAGG ATATGAGTCACCAATGGCACCAAACCTGGACATTATCCAAAGGACTGCAGTAGAGGCTTTCCCCATTGCCATAGTGGGGTTTGCTGTGGCCTTCTCCGTGGCCAAAGTATACGCAGTCAAACATGACTACCTCATAGATGGgaaccag GAGCTCATAGCTTTTGGAGTCAGCAATATGTTTGGGGCAACATTTAAATCGTTCGCTGCGAGCACAGCTCTTTCCAGAAGTGCAGTACAAGAGAGCACAGGTGGTAAAACACAG ATTGCTGGCCTGCTTTCTGCAGTCATTGTGATGATAGTTACTCTGGCTATTGGATATTTGCTGGAGCCTCTTCAGAAG TCAGTGCTTGGTGCAGTGGTGATTGTTAACCTCAAGGGGATGCTGATGCAGGTCAGAGAGGTGCCATATCTGTGGAGAAAAGATCGCCCTGACTGT GTGGTTTGGGTGGTGACATGCCTGGCCTCCATCCTACTGGGATTGGATCTGGGACTGGCTGTGGGCCTCGGGGTGGAGTTGCTTTCCGTGGTATTTAGGACTCAGTT CCCACGGTGTAGCACCCTGGCAAATTTCAAAGGAACTGACAtctacagagacagaaaagatTATCATAGT GTTAATGAACCATACGCAGTGAAGATCTTCAGGATCCCCTCACCAATCTTCTTTGCCAACATTGAGTTCTTCAGAAGCAAGCTGGTGGAATCG GTGGGATTCAACCCTCTAAGAGTTTTGAGGAAGAGGAACAAAGCACTAAGGAAGATCAGAAAGATGCTAAAGAAGGGAGAACTTCGCATAACAGAA AAGGGGCTGCAGAACACAGGTCATTTTCCTATCGAGGAGTCAGGAGATGAGAGTAATATGGAGGATCTGGACCAGCCTACAGACTTCTCGGGCCTCCCTGTCCAGGTGAACTGGAACTCAGAGCTTCCAGGCAACATTTGTGTGCCTAGAGTGGACATCCACAGTCTGATCCTGGACTTTTCTGCTGTGTCCTTCCTTGACATTTCTGCAATGAAGGGGCTGAAAACG GCACTAAAGGAGTTCATCCGTGTAGATGTTGATGTCTATATAGTGGCCTGTGACC CATATATAATCAAGAAGCTGCATGGCTGCAATTTCTTTGATGAGGAGATCGAGACATCCCTGTTCTTCCTGACTGTCCATGATGCCATGCTGCACATTCTAGAAAAACACCCTTATTCACCAACGattgacagtgtgtgtgagaag ATAATCTACAGCAGCGTCACAGACAGTCAGCGCAAGGGTTTGGAAAGCCTGCGTAGCCGAGAGCGGACG GAGAAATCACCAGAGACAAGGTTTTGA
- the cbll1 gene encoding E3 ubiquitin-protein ligase Hakai isoform X1, producing MDQNDHDMQGTEGSGVLGGLDVRRRIPIKLLSKQAIRGKPASRVQRPAGRQGLNSQPGDEGAYKKEERFDCGAKAGDVFASQRRYPQQMYWDYKLNLLGEKDETPIHFCDKCGLPIKTYGRMIPCKHVFCYDCALLHEKKGDKMCPGLSLYSCTDPVQRIELCHRGSLYMCSIVQGCKRTYLSQRDLQAHINHRHMRAGKPSGGRPDSMHHPSASDVSDRFRLPPPLLPKHHVLLPPPLSHGGHDPYSQPPPSSHDDHRTSQVGDLGPPRSLAQETFRIATVTTRKHSNLITVPIQDDSSVPGGPRDHLSQPGPGPSQPPLHHPGDYPSQPIVSHPHHMMAPPPQSHYGPPPPPPPLSLAMQHPPQGSGAHIGVYNQAPPPLSSAPPPITPPPGHIMGQMPPYMNHPPPGPPPQHAGPPVSGPPPHHYNPQFSEDKGTLSPPFAQPGGLSPGMWPAPRGPPPRMQGPPSQGQLAGPHHPDQSRYRPYYQ from the exons ATGGACCAAAATG ACCATGATATGCAGGGCACGGAAGGCTCTGGCGTTTTGGGAGGCTTGGATGTCCGCAGAAGGATTCCAATCAAGTTGCTGTCCAAGCAGGCAATCCGGGGCAAACCGGCCAGCCGCGTACAGAGACCCGCCGGCAGACAGGGCTTGAATTCCCAGCCCGGCGATGAAG gaGCGTACAAGAAGGAAGAGCGGTTTGACTGTGGTGCGAAGGCTGGCGATGTGTTTGCCAGCCAGCGGCGTTACCCACAGCAGATGTACTGGGATTACAAA CTGAATTTGCTTGGAGAAAAGGATGAGACTCCAATACATTTCTGCGATAAGTGTGGTTTACCCATAAAGACGTATGGTCGCATG ATCCCATGTAAGCATGTTTTCTGCTATGATTGTGCGCTGCTTCACGAGAAGAAAGGAGATAAGATGTGTCCAGG TTTGTCCCTGTATAGCTGTACGGATCCAGTCCAACGGATTGAGCTTTGTCACCGTGGGTCTCTCTACATGTGTAGCATCGTTCAGGGCTGCAAACGGACCTACCTGTCCCAGCGAGATCTGCAGGCCCACATCAATCACCGCCACATGAGGGCAGGCAAGCCGTCTGGAGGCCGCCCAGACTCCATGCATCACCCATCTGCATCCGACGTGTCCGATCGTTTCCGCCTGCCTCCTCCACTCCTGCCCAAACACCATGTTCTGCTGCCACCTCCGCTGTCTCATGGAGGTCATGACCCCTACAGCCAGCCGCCTCCATCGTCCCATGATGACCATCGAACGTCTCAGGTCGGGGATCTGGGGCCGCCCAGATCTCTGGCGCAGGAAACCTTCCGCATTGCCACAGTAACCACGCGTAAGCATAGCAACCTCATTACTGTGCCAATCCAGGATGACTCATCAGTCCCTGGTGGACCCCGGGACCACCTCTCCCAACCTGGACCCGGCCCATCCCAACCCCCGTTGCATCACCCTGGTGACTATCCAAGCCAGCCTATAGTTTCTCATCCTCACCACATGATGGCGCCACCGCCACAGTCACATTATggcccaccaccaccccctccacccctaAGCCTTGCCATGCAGCATCCACCGCAGGGCTCAGGGGCACACATTGGAGTGTACAACCAAGCTCCACCTCCCTTGTCTTCAGCGCCCCCTCCCATCACCCCTCCACCAGGACACATTATGGGCCAGATGCCCCCTTACATGAACCACCCCCCTCCAGGACCCCCTCCTCAGCATGCAGGTCCCCCTGTAAGTGGGCCTCCACCACACCACTACAACCCCCAGTTCTCAGAGGACAAGGGCACACTTAGCCCTCCATTCGCCCAGCCAGGTGGGCTCAGTCCTGGGATGTGGCCAGCGCCTCGAGGTCCTCCTCCACGGATGCAGGGTCCACCATCGCAGGGACAGTTAGCTGGTCCACACCACCCTGACCAGTCCCGATATAGGCCCTATTACCAGTAA